One Danio aesculapii chromosome 11, fDanAes4.1, whole genome shotgun sequence genomic region harbors:
- the LOC130237683 gene encoding protocadherin-20 — translation MRNTKRGICLHSTGELWGLFILLLYSIPLSCSSNFSHLIYKIKEGLPKGTLIGAISVDLNLDLSVNPSRSFSLEQMTTSEHYVNLNNTTGELFTSAIEIDRESLCAESHEGQGCAIFLDVLILPQQYFQLVKIKIIIEDINDNSPHFPVDEIRLSVPENAPVNARFAVEQSAVDPDIGIHSVQTYWLNNDYGVFTLDVEENEGGELTPFLIITESLDREARAEYVTEIIAEDGGSPPRFGNATLRIIISDVNDNCPKFRESQVKVTLYGNATKGMQLARLQAYDPDEGANALITYTFSERVSQESKSLFHLDTTTGVLKLAGKINNNSAKLYKLNILANGAGCIPDVAMVSVHVIKQLSGPPTVIPRYIAFEKDGVVSLSESEPPFSPIAFFTIKNTEPQQKMECFLESAGPFRIVPYQGLKNEYLLETTDLLDYELQQDYEIVIVVRNSHGLAVNTVVKVHVLDVNDNAPVFKQSFIEIAVEENNPPNTFLAQLQASDADSESRGQVYYQLGADAPTIFNIDSSTGVLTVSTSLDREEKETYRFMVRALDRGTPKKESIATVIITIQDRNDNSPRFINKDFTFFVPENFPGFGEIGVLTVTDADAGENGWVALSILNGSDIFVIDTGRGALRAKTPLDREQQGTYYVWIEAIDGGEPALSCVTMVTVLLLDVNDNPPTVLFPQSNQSFMLVLPSTVPGTSITEVYAVDRDTGMNAVIAYSIIKRTDGEPGSFDIDPYTGNITLRKALNSRGLYSLWVKVRDHGQPELCSTVLVNLFVNETVSNETLIQSLLPRVVDLDHGEAPPVKEGREGERVPNMCGEYKVILLALTATCMGLFLTVVSLVTYICCKKRKTKKKRQGTETLKLNHEMVEKNLLEISNI, via the exons ATGAGGAACACTAAACGAGGAATATGCCTTCACAGCACAGGGGAGTTATGG GGTTTGTTCATTCTCCTCTTGTACAGCATTCCCCTCTCCTGCTCTTCAAATTTCAGTCACCTCATCTATAAGATAAAGGAAGGATTACCAAAAGGGACACTTATAGGGGCTATCAGTGTGGACTTAAACCTGGATCTTTCCGTCAACCCCTCTCGTTCATTCAGCCTGGAGCAAATGACTACCAGTGAGCACTACGTGAATCTGAATAACACCACTGGGGAGCTGTTCACATCTGCCATAGAGATCGACAGAGAGTCTCTATGTGCTGAATCCCACGAGGGCCAGGGCTGTGCAATCTTTCTGGACGTGCTAATCCTTCCCCAGCAGTACTTTCAGCTGGTTAAGATTAAAATCATCATAGAAGATATCAACGACAACAGTCCGCATTTCCCAGTGGATGAAATCAGACTGTCTGTGCCAGAAAATGCACCTGTTAATGCTAGGTTTGCGGTGGAGCAATCTGCAGTGGATCCAGACATCGGGATTCACAGCGTTCAGACCTACTGGCTTAATAATGACTATGGCGTTTTCACGTTGGACGTAGAGGAGAACGAAGGAGGAGAATTGACGCCGTTTCTCATCATAACCGAGTCTCTTGATAGAGAGGCACGGGCTGAGTATGTGACTGAAATTATAGCAGAGGATGGAGGGTCTCCGCCACGTTTCGGCAATGCAACTTTGAGGATTATCATCAGTGACGTTAATGACAATTGCCCCAAGTTTAGAGAGTCGCAAGTGAAAGTTACTCTGTATGGAAATGCCACTAAAGGCATGCAACTGGCTCGTCTACAAGCTTACGATCCAGATGAGGGAGCAAACGCCTTGATTACATATACGTTCAGTGAACGGGTCAGTCAGGAAAGCAAAAGCTTGTTTCATTTGGATACAACGACTGGAGTCCTTAAACTAGCAggaaaaatcaacaacaacagtGCGAAGCTATACAAGCTAAACATACTAGCCAATGGGGCGGGGTGTATTCCTGATGTTGCGATGGTTAGCGTGCATGTCATCAAACAACTCTCTGGTCCTCCGACGGTTATACCGCGTTACATTGCGTTTGAGAAAGATGGCGTCGTGAGTTTAAGCGAATCAGAGCCTCCATTTTCCCCCATAGctttttttaccattaaaaacacCGAGCCCCAACAGAAGATGGAGTGTTTTCTGGAAAGCGCAGGTCCGTTTAGGATTGTGCCTTATCAGGGTTTAAAAAACGAGTACTTGCTGGAAACCACTGATCTACTGGATTATGAGCTGCAACAGGATTATGAAATAGTCATTGTGGTGCGTAATTCTCACGGATTAGCAGTTAACACTGTGGTGAAAGTCCATGTGTTGGATGTCAACGACAACGCTCCGGTTTTCAAGCAATCCTTCATTGAAATTGCAGTTGAGGAAAACAACCCACCGAATACATTCCTGGCTCAGCTCCAGGCGAGCGATGCGGATAGTGAAAGCAGAGGGCAGGTGTATTACCAACTCGGAGCTGACGCTCCCACCATTTTTAACATCGATAGCTCCACCGGAGTGCTAACAGTGTCTACTTCTCTTGACCGAGAGGAAAAGGAGACCTACCGCTTCATGGTTCGAGCTTTAGATAGGGGAACGCCTAAAAAGGAGTCAATCGCTACAGTGATCATCACCATCCAGGATCGCAATGACAACAGCCCGAGATTCATAAACAAAGACTTCACTTTCTTTGTGCCAGAAAACTTTCCAGGATTTGGCGAAATCGGCGTGCTTACGGTCACAGATGCTGACGCTGGGGAAAACGGCTGGGTTGCTCTATCAATTCTCAATGGAAGTGACATCTTTGTGATTGACACCGGACGAGGAGCGCTACGAGCCAAAACGCCTTTGGATCGAGAGCAACAGGGGACGTATTACGTATGGATCGAAGCTATTGATGGAGGAGAACCTGCACTTTCTTGTGTCACAATGGTGACCGTTCTCCTCCTAGACGTCAATGATAATCCTCCAACAGTTCTCTTTCCGCAATCCAACCAGTCATTTATGCTGGTGCTTCCTAGCACAGTTCCAGGAACATCTATAACTGAAGTCTACGCCGTGGATCGGGACACAGGAATGAATGCTGTTATTGCTTACAGCATTATTAAGAGAACTGATGGAGAACCAGGGTCGTTTGATATCGATCCCTACACTGGAAACATCACCTTGAGGAAAGCCTTGAACAGTCGGGGACTTTATAGTTTATGGGTTAAAGTTCGAGATCACGGTCAACCTGAACTCTGCTCCACTGTATTGGTTAACTTGTTTGTGAATGAAACGGTCAGCAATGAGACACTCATTCAGAGTTTGTTGCCTAGAGTTGTGGATCTGGATCACGGTGAAGCTCCTCCGGTTAAGGAAGGGAGAGAGGGAGAACGAGTGCCAAATATGTGCGGCGAGTATAAGGTCATACTGCTTGCGTTGACGGCGACTTGCATGGGACTGTTTTTGACTGTTGTGTCGCTGGTGACGTATATTTGCTGCAAGAAAAGAAAGACGAAAAAGAAGAGGCAAGGCACCGAGACTCTAAAACTCAACCATGAGATGGTGGAGAAAAACCTACTGGAGATTTCAAACATATGA